ATTGGTAgtattttagaagaaatgaGTAAGATAGCTGGAGCTTTTAGTCCAAATTCAGCTATAGATCGTTCAAAGTCTCGAGATTCAGCCAAAAATCCtatagaggaagaaaaatccgtagaagaattattagaagaagCTGAAAAACttgtaagaaaaaatagtAGCAGTTTATCTAAAAGTGGATCAAAATCTGATACTTTAGTACCTGAGAATATTCCAGAAGATATAGAAAACCTTAGCAGAGTTAGACAATTAGAAGCTGATATCTTTCAATtgatagaagaagaagtacATAAAGAGactgaaaaaatcaaaaggagtccaaaaaatgagaagaagagagacaaTAGTCctggatttgaaattttatacgaaaatgTGAGTAGTTTGAAAGCTCCAAAATCTCTAGAACtccaaagaagaaaatttgaagaacAAAAAGTAGAGGTATCTAGTAATTCGGATTTAGATGATCCTATTGAAAGACATTCCAAGtcggaagaattaaaaagtataagaaAGTTGGAATCggataaagataatttacaaaaagaaataactgaTGTAGATAAGGActtttttgaagatttattgaaaaaatctaaagaaaaagCTGAAGGTGGTATGTCAGGTAGTTCAAGTTTCGGACAAGAAGATTTTTCGcattttttgaaacttttgcAAGGGCAAACTAgtaaaaaagaacaagaatcAAACCAATCTAATACTATACAACCTTTTCTTTCAAAacctgaaaaaatatttactttagaTGGAGAAGCTACAAATGGCAAAACTCCTGAATTTCCTGAGAAGGAAATTTCCGATATATTAGAGAAGGAGTTACCTCagacaaattcaaaaattgaacatGAAATTGTTGAAACGGATTCTAGTGCTgacaatgaagaaaaaaagcaatctttaagtattaataataattgtaaaaatgaaacagaattatttaataaaaaagagcaAATATctccaaaaaatatatcaaaagatGGTAAGAAAGTACTTAATTCTAAGGAAGAATTATATACGGTTGATCTTACGCCaagattagaattatttgCAGATGCAATTCCTAAATTATTGGCTGAAAAGTCAATAGAAAATACAACGCAACAAGACAAAGAATCCATGGAAGAACCGAAAACGATCGTGCATAAAACAACTGCAAATTCCGAAATTAAATCTAACGTTAATGTTACGATTCCTCAACGTGGTAACATAGAACGTAAATCTATCAATCTGGCTAGCGCATCTAGCAATAaatcgcaaaaaaaagaattaaaattttccaaatccaAGAGTTATGATCAAATTTGCAAACCATCATTTAGAACTTCTACGGAGAATATAAGAGTAAGTAAACCTTCGGATGTTATGAAAAGACctactaataatttaattagacgATCGCCAACATTGAAGCCAAAATTACAATCTACGGTTAAATCAATCACGAAAACTCTTCCCAAGACTAAAATAACTCCAAAGCCAAACAAAAATTCCGTTAAGACTGGTTCTACTTTCACTTTGTCTTCCACGTATAAAACGCACCAAATCAAATCGTCGGACATTTACTCAAAATGTACCACAATGGCAGGTGGTGAcacgaaacaaaatttaacaaaaactaATTGGGAGATGTTATGTCGCGAAGAAAGACATAAGAATACTCTATTGAAACAACAATTGGAATCAGAAGTGAAATTGTACAAGAGTCAGATAGACAATATGCGTATATCctttgaagaagaattatttgcactaaagaaacaaaatattattttaaaagcaaaaatagACGAGCTTTCGTTAAATGAGAAACGACCAGATCCTCATCCAAAGAAAGATACAAAGATTATGCTTCTAGAGAAAGAATTGGAGAAACAAGAGAATTTGATTCAAGCTTATGAAACGGAGAATAAGAAACTGATGCAGGACACGAAACGAATGCAGGAGGAAATGAAGCAGTTACAGAAACAAAAGAGTACAACTGTTGAATCGGGTAAAATGCAAGAACTTGCAGATAGAGTGAAGGATCTCGAGGAAGAGACTTTGAAACTTAATCTCGAGGTCTCCGAGCTTCGAGAAAAGAATGCAGATTACGCCTTGAACAATGAAGATTTGATTCAACAAAACAGCCTTTTAAACGATGAATTGGAAATGTTTAAGGAACAGTTAAGGACAAAGAACGATTTCATCACGGATCGATTACAAGCAATGACCACGTCAGAGTTACAATTGAAGAAACAAGTGGAGGATTTGACGGTGAAATTAAGTTCTAAAACGGAGCAATTGCGAGTGGTGAAACAAGAATTCGACAAAGTGCAACAGAACGTGCTCCCGTTAGAGAAAGAACTGTTAGAATTGAGAGTTAAGGAGGGTaatcttttagaaaaattacagATATCCAAGAGTCACGTTGAACGTGAGAAACAATTGACGCAAAAATTAAAGGACCAAGTGATCCTTGACAACAAGAAGATCACAGATTTGAACAGACAGGTTCGTGAAATGGAGAGgatattaaagagaaaaaatcccGATTCGGTGTCTGCTCTTATATTAACTGCGAATTCCGAGCAAGAAAAGATAGGCGCAgagaaagttaaattattggaAGATCGAATTTTGAGTCTGGAAAATGAGATTAAGGCGAAAGATGAATTGGCGCAgcagaaattaatcgaatttcaaaagaagttttcggatatgaaagaaaaatatactacTCAAATAATAGAGCTGGATGGTAAACTGTTGGAAGCGAATATGAAAGATCGCAAAGTGTACAATGATATGTTCACGCAAACCGCATCGAAACTCGTGGAGAACAAGAGTGTGGAAACCATtagaagggaggagagggcAGGATCGtttgaaaaggaagagaaaaaggatcaAAAGTCTTTTTCGAAGATCAGTCTAAAATCTCAGAACTCTAAAGACGATGCTTATCTCATGGCCACGATACGTGGATTGAAATTGGAACTGGCGAATAAAGATAAGGTTATGTCGAAACTCACAAAGGATTTCCAAGATTTGCAAAAGACGAACGCAAGATTGcagaaggagagggaaaagTTGTTGAATGATAGAAAATCGTTGAAGGCGATGAATTTCGAGAAGAATCGTGGTATATCCTCGGATTCGAAGTTGTTGACTTTGAAATCTATCGAGGGAAACGATCAGAACTCGAACGTTTATCAAAATGGACACGTATCTGATACCAACACACAACGATTGACCAATTCAGCGCAAAAGCTTTACGATCCTATGCAGTATACAGAAAATGGCGATACAAATTTGGTGAAGAGACTGACCGATGAGAACGATATTTTGAAAGAGGAACTGAATAAGATGAACAAGGATTTCATGGCTCTGAAAAACAAACGACTTCACGATTTGAACATTTTGCAAGAGGAACACGAACGTGAGATGGCCACTTTATTGAAGGAATATAGCGTGAAATTCGGAGACTCTAAAGTGGTAAAGTTACAGGTTCGTTGTATTACGTGCAGTGttcatttgcatttttttatttattatttttatttattattatatttatttatttatttgttataaaatatttgcatgcattttgcaatatttatatatatatatcttgcaCGTAGTACTGTTATTACGTAAATATGATCATTTTATGAATACAATGTTCTTATTGATAGGGTCAAATAAATACTCAAGTAGCTGTGATATCTCACTTGAAACAACAAATAGAGAAATTAAGAGATTTCAAAGAGCAAGTGGTTGTCCTAAAGGCTGAAAGGGatcatttggaaaataaagtgaaaacattgaatgaaaaagtgaaatatttatcaacaccggtaattaaatatttattcttaaaactgttattataacattttatatattcgtttgtaattattccatcttttttttttcagagtaCGGAACAACTGCAATTATTACAAGACAAGATAACGATTCTTCAACAACGACACGAAAGTCGGGAGATGACGTTGCAAAGTTTGGTGCGCGATTTACTTAGAAATAGAACCCAGTGTAAGGATTGTAAAAACGAGAAGGGTAAAAATCGACAATTGTGTTATTTCCGACAGGAGCTCGATCATATTCTTGGAATGCTTCAAGAGATCGCCAatgttcattaatttttagatgaaCTTAGAATATAGATATACGCGCTATAAGGTGGTGCTgatgaaatatcgagaaatcgaTAGGATCTGTCTAATTTCTCGACTCGGTTATCGGGCATTGTGATAATTCGTATGTTCAAGCGTACTGAAACTTAGGTATCTTAGGTATCTTTTCGTTAGAAGTTATCATGTTGTTAGgcactttataaatatgtttaagtGGATGCACACACAGCCAAAAAGGGTTTGAtcgatgttcttttttttcatcgatctttcCACGAAGGCAACACGATTCAATTGTTCACGGTCGCGTTTGCAAcatgtttaattattcttatcttataGGATAATGGATATTCAGTGAAATCATATCGATCCTGGGAAAGttcgttataataataattgactgGGATCACTGCCAAAGTTAGTacgcaaaaagaaaagacgaaCGAATAACGAAGTTACTGTTTTATCGTAACTTCTCTCGTCGACATTCCTTCTTGCCATTGTGCGTGCAATATTCGTGCATGGACAACGTCCATAGTTGGagtaataaaactaataataataataataatcgtaatatcaaatgaaaacatagaaatattttgatctatATTTACTAAAAggcaaactttttatttatctaataaaacgTAGGgttaaaaaattgtcgaaaacTTGACTGCTTCCAAATCGGAACTATCTTTAGCCTTGTATTTATTGTCAATTTGACGAATCGATAGACAGACCATGTAAACGTATTAGGAAGCATCTTgagaaaataagatattttccaAAGTTGCATAggataatgttaattttttacacgAGGCTTTTTCAAGATATGCTAAACGCAAACGGCTCGGTTGtacaattgtatttattttctatttatattcactCATTTTTCGCGATCAACGAATCCATCTATAATCAAGTCGTCcagttatattatacatatatttatatacactttAGGAACATTCATTAAACGTTTTAGCAATAGTTTGATCTCTATACTCTCACGACGAACGAAGCACACGCATATCGCACAAATTCGACGTGTCCTAGatgtaatgatattaaaaaaaaaagaaaaaaaaaaaaaaagactttgTTACACGATGATGATcctagaaaataattctttgctTTCAAGTTATATATCAATCGAATCATGTTTTTATCAAATCATTGTAATCACACAGAGTATAGTCACTTTTTCAAGACTGGATATATGTCgttgcatttttttataattacttttaagcCAAACAGCCATGATGTACAAACCGTGAGATTAtgatactttaataataaattatttctcttctctttgacCATTCAGCTTAATATTTgctatttaatgttatattatattatatgcatttgtgctattgtctttttttctatgatgTGTGATGGAACAGATGCGCAatggaaaaatgatttcaGGAAGATATTGAATACGCATTACGTTAcagtttaatttcatttgaacaatttattcggacaaaatatatatttttaaatacatgcGACACATTTCTATCTCTATGCAGGATACATTTATCAGCTGTACATTAATATACAGTTTCTCGTTAAATACATAGCAAtgccaaaaaatattatatcgaaaacAGTGATTAAAAGCAAGTCTTGGAAGTTAGCAAATTGTTATTCCTTCTTGAGATGAGATTCTACCATGGAATGAATTGTGGCGCCTGCCTCACGAAGTTGCTACAACAAATAAAcgcattttattaattttttgcaattgaattaattatctttgtttCAATTAGGATACTATGGTATGAATGGATGCTTGCTTACCGAATGAAAGAACGTTTTCCATAGAAAATGGATAATCCATACATTGTGCAAAGACCAATTACAAATGCCTGGCGGATAATATCGAACGAAATGACGTGACCCTCTTGTTTCAGGAATTCCGTGCCGCCCATTCCAGGTACGTATTCGTTATTGTTATGGGTTAAAACTTTATCTCGCATTGCTAATGAACGTGTATTGACAGGAATTCTGGAATTGCGTTCTTGAAGCCTCGACGATCGGATACGCCTTCGGATAAATGTCGAATCTTCCGATAGATCTCGGGAGTTTGATTGTCTTCGAGAACGAGAATCTCTGTCTACGGAGCGAACATATTCCCTGTCTACGGAGCGAGATCGTTTAATATCGTTCAAGGATCTATctcgagaaaatattaaaactgcTCTTTCAGCGTCTCTTTGTTCCTTTTGGTTAGTTCGAATGTCATTTGCGCGAAGAGTATTGCTAGTTCGTCGTTGTCCATCAATGTCAACCCTTTGCCTCGTAGATCGTTTTGAGTTCAAATCGCGTCGATCGGTCCTTAGCTCTGTGAGACGACGTTCCATCAATCGACGATCAGCTCTTTGTTCCATCAGTCGACGATCAGCTCTTTGTTCCATCAATCGGCGATCAGTTCTCTGTTCCACGAGACGTTCGTTAGCTTTTCGTTCCATAGATCGACGATCAGCTCTTTGTTCCATCAATCGGCGATCAGTTCTCTGTTCCATTAGACGTTGGTTAGCTCTTTGGTCCATGAGACGACGATCAGTTCTCTGTTCTACGACACGTTGGTTAGCTTTTGATTCCATAAGTCGGCGATCAGTTCTCTGTTCCATGAGACGTTGGTTAGCTTTTCGTTCTATAGATCGACGATCAGCTCTTTGTTCCATCAATCGGCGATCAGTTCTCTGTTCCATTAGACGTTGGTTAGCTTTTTGTTCCATGAGTCGACGATCAGCTCTTTGTTCTATTAGACGTTGGTTAGCTTTTGGTTCCATAAGTCGACGATCAGTTCTCTGTTCCATGAGACGTTGATTAGTTTTTCGTTCCATAGATCGATCAGTTCTTTGGTCCATAAGTCGACGATCAACTCTTTGTTCCATAAGTCGGCGATCAGTTCGTTGTTCTACGAGACGTTGATTAGCTTTTGATTCCATAAGTCGGCGATCAGTTCTTTGTTCCATGAGAGGTTGACCAGCTTTTCGTTCCATAGATCGACGATCAGTTCTTTGGTCCGTGAGACGACGATCAGTTCTTTGTTCCACGAGACGTTGGTTAGCTTTTCGTTCCATAGATCGACGATCAATTCTTTGGTCCATAAGACGACGTTCAGTTCTTTGTTCTACGAGATATTGGTTAGCTTTTCGTTCTACAGATCGGTCAGTTCTTTGGTCCATAAGTCGGCGATCAGTTCTTTGTTCCACGAGACGTTGGTTAGCTTTTCGTTCTACAGATCGGTCAACTCTTTGGTCCATAAGTCGGCGATCAGTTCTTTGTTCCAGGAGACGTTGGTTAGCTTTTCGTTCTACAGATCGGTCAACTCTTTGGTCCATGATACGACGATCAGTTCTTCGTTCCATAACTTGACGATCCATCCT
This region of Apis mellifera strain DH4 linkage group LG14, Amel_HAv3.1, whole genome shotgun sequence genomic DNA includes:
- the LOC107963986 gene encoding centrosomal protein of 162 kDa isoform X2, with amino-acid sequence MSSNPKKSPHYEDLNSTEDDTLGTSISLSVEENSIRIKEKPKTSKKSEEKHEEEKWWLKKPDIWLDASHAISIDEKIKQSLSPSPDVSSSMKEFLEKEKMCKAMHKNEIEMKDKDDTLCDVLASAAFDKYPSDFENATDEDIGSILEEMSKIAGAFSPNSAIDRSKSRDSAKNPIEEEKSVEELLEEAEKLVRKNSSSLSKSGSKSDTLVPENIPEDIENLSRVRQLEADIFQLIEEEVHKETEKIKRSPKNEKKRDNSPGFEILYENVSSLKAPKSLELQRRKFEEQKVEVSSNSDLDDPIERHSKSEELKSIRKLESDKDNLQKEITDVDKDFFEDLLKKSKEKAEGGMSGSSSFGQEDFSHFLKLLQGQTSKKEQESNQSNTIQPFLSKPEKIFTLDGEATNGKTPEFPEKEISDILEKELPQTNSKIEHEIVETDSSADNEEKKQSLSINNNCKNETELFNKKEQISPKNISKDGKKVLNSKEELYTVDLTPRLELFADAIPKLLAEKSIENTTQQDKESMEEPKTIVHKTTANSEIKSNVNVTIPQRGNIERKSINLASASSNKSQKKELKFSKSKSYDQICKPSFRTSTENIRVSKPSDVMKRPTNNLIRRSPTLKPKLQSTVKSITKTLPKTKITPKPNKNSVKTGSTFTLSSTYKTHQIKSSDIYSKCTTMAGGDTKQNLTKTNWEMLCREERHKNTLLKQQLESEVKLYKSQIDNMRISFEEELFALKKQNIILKAKIDELSLNEKRPDPHPKKDTKIMLLEKELEKQENLIQAYETENKKLMQDTKRMQEEMKQLQKQKSTTVESGKMQELADRVKDLEEETLKLNLEVSELREKNADYALNNEDLIQQNSLLNDELEMFKEQLRTKNDFITDRLQAMTTSELQLKKQVEDLTVKLSSKTEQLRVVKQEFDKVQQNVLPLEKELLELRVKEGNLLEKLQISKSHVEREKQLTQKLKDQVILDNKKITDLNRQVREMERILKRKNPDSVSALILTANSEQEKIGAEKVKLLEDRILSLENEIKAKDELAQQKLIEFQKKFSDMKEKYTTQIIELDGKLLEANMKDRKVYNDMFTQTASKLVENKSVETIRREERAGSFEKEEKKDQKSFSKISLKSQNSKDDAYLMATIRGLKLELANKDKVMSKLTKDFQDLQKTNARLQKEREKLLNDRKSLKAMNFEKNRGISSDSKLLTLKSIEGNDQNSNVYQNGHVSDTNTQRLTNSAQKLYDPMQYTENGDTNLVKRLTDENDILKEELNKMNKDFMALKNKRLHDLNILQEEHEREMATLLKEYSVKFGDSKVGQINTQVAVISHLKQQIEKLRDFKEQVVVLKAERDHLENKVKTLNEKVKYLSTPSTEQLQLLQDKITILQQRHESREMTLQSLVRDLLRNRTQCKDCKNEKGKNRQLCYFRQELDHILGMLQEIANVH
- the LOC107963986 gene encoding centrosomal protein of 162 kDa isoform X1; translation: MSSNPKKSPHYEDLNSTEDDTLGTSISLSVEENSIRIKEKPKTSKKSEEKHEEEKWWLKKPDIWLDASHAISIDEKIKQSLSPSPDVSSSMKEFLEKEKMCKAMHKNEIEMKDKDDTLCDVLASAAFDKYPSDFENATDEDIGSILEEMSKIAGAFSPNSAIDRSKSRDSAKNPIEEEKSVEELLEEAEKLVRKNSSSLSKSGSKSDTLVPENIPEDIENLSRVRQLEADIFQLIEEEVHKETEKIKRSPKNEKKRDNSPGFEILYENVSSLKAPKSLELQRRKFEEQKVEVSSNSDLDDPIERHSKSEELKSIRKLESDKDNLQKEITDVDKDFFEDLLKKSKEKAEGGMSGSSSFGQEDFSHFLKLLQGQTSKKEQESNQSNTIQPFLSKPEKIFTLDGEATNGKTPEFPEKEISDILEKELPQTNSKIEHEIVETDSSADNEEKKQSLSINNNCKNETELFNKKEQISPKNISKDGKKVLNSKEELYTVDLTPRLELFADAIPKLLAEKSIENTTQQDKESMEEPKTIVHKTTANSEIKSNVNVTIPQRGNIERKSINLASASSNKSQKKELKFSKSKSYDQICKPSFRTSTENIRVSKPSDVMKRPTNNLIRRSPTLKPKLQSTVKSITKTLPKTKITPKPNKNSVKTGSTFTLSSTYKTHQIKSSDIYSKCTTMAGGDTKQNLTKTNWEMLCREERHKNTLLKQQLESEVKLYKSQIDNMRISFEEELFALKKQNIILKAKIDELSLNEKRPDPHPKKDTKIMLLEKELEKQENLIQAYETENKKLMQDTKRMQEEMKQLQKQKSTTVESGKMQELADRVKDLEEETLKLNLEVSELREKNADYALNNEDLIQQNSLLNDELEMFKEQLRTKNDFITDRLQAMTTSELQLKKQVEDLTVKLSSKTEQLRVVKQEFDKVQQNVLPLEKELLELRVKEGNLLEKLQISKSHVEREKQLTQKLKDQVILDNKKITDLNRQVREMERILKRKNPDSVSALILTANSEQEKIGAEKVKLLEDRILSLENEIKAKDELAQQKLIEFQKKFSDMKEKYTTQIIELDGKLLEANMKDRKVYNDMFTQTASKLVENKSVETIRREERAGSFEKEEKKDQKSFSKISLKSQNSKDDAYLMATIRGLKLELANKDKVMSKLTKDFQDLQKTNARLQKEREKLLNDRKSLKAMNFEKNRGISSDSKLLTLKSIEGNDQNSNVYQNGHVSDTNTQRLTNSAQKLYDPMQYTENGDTNLVKRLTDENDILKEELNKMNKDFMALKNKRLHDLNILQEEHEREMATLLKEYSVKFGDSKVVKLQGQINTQVAVISHLKQQIEKLRDFKEQVVVLKAERDHLENKVKTLNEKVKYLSTPSTEQLQLLQDKITILQQRHESREMTLQSLVRDLLRNRTQCKDCKNEKGKNRQLCYFRQELDHILGMLQEIANVH
- the LOC107963986 gene encoding centrosomal protein of 162 kDa isoform X3 → MHKNEIEMKDKDDTLCDVLASAAFDKYPSDFENATDEDIGSILEEMSKIAGAFSPNSAIDRSKSRDSAKNPIEEEKSVEELLEEAEKLVRKNSSSLSKSGSKSDTLVPENIPEDIENLSRVRQLEADIFQLIEEEVHKETEKIKRSPKNEKKRDNSPGFEILYENVSSLKAPKSLELQRRKFEEQKVEVSSNSDLDDPIERHSKSEELKSIRKLESDKDNLQKEITDVDKDFFEDLLKKSKEKAEGGMSGSSSFGQEDFSHFLKLLQGQTSKKEQESNQSNTIQPFLSKPEKIFTLDGEATNGKTPEFPEKEISDILEKELPQTNSKIEHEIVETDSSADNEEKKQSLSINNNCKNETELFNKKEQISPKNISKDGKKVLNSKEELYTVDLTPRLELFADAIPKLLAEKSIENTTQQDKESMEEPKTIVHKTTANSEIKSNVNVTIPQRGNIERKSINLASASSNKSQKKELKFSKSKSYDQICKPSFRTSTENIRVSKPSDVMKRPTNNLIRRSPTLKPKLQSTVKSITKTLPKTKITPKPNKNSVKTGSTFTLSSTYKTHQIKSSDIYSKCTTMAGGDTKQNLTKTNWEMLCREERHKNTLLKQQLESEVKLYKSQIDNMRISFEEELFALKKQNIILKAKIDELSLNEKRPDPHPKKDTKIMLLEKELEKQENLIQAYETENKKLMQDTKRMQEEMKQLQKQKSTTVESGKMQELADRVKDLEEETLKLNLEVSELREKNADYALNNEDLIQQNSLLNDELEMFKEQLRTKNDFITDRLQAMTTSELQLKKQVEDLTVKLSSKTEQLRVVKQEFDKVQQNVLPLEKELLELRVKEGNLLEKLQISKSHVEREKQLTQKLKDQVILDNKKITDLNRQVREMERILKRKNPDSVSALILTANSEQEKIGAEKVKLLEDRILSLENEIKAKDELAQQKLIEFQKKFSDMKEKYTTQIIELDGKLLEANMKDRKVYNDMFTQTASKLVENKSVETIRREERAGSFEKEEKKDQKSFSKISLKSQNSKDDAYLMATIRGLKLELANKDKVMSKLTKDFQDLQKTNARLQKEREKLLNDRKSLKAMNFEKNRGISSDSKLLTLKSIEGNDQNSNVYQNGHVSDTNTQRLTNSAQKLYDPMQYTENGDTNLVKRLTDENDILKEELNKMNKDFMALKNKRLHDLNILQEEHEREMATLLKEYSVKFGDSKVVKLQGQINTQVAVISHLKQQIEKLRDFKEQVVVLKAERDHLENKVKTLNEKVKYLSTPSTEQLQLLQDKITILQQRHESREMTLQSLVRDLLRNRTQCKDCKNEKGKNRQLCYFRQELDHILGMLQEIANVH